The region TGCTGGGGCTGGCCCGGACGGGGGCGGCCCAACTGAACAAGACGGACGTGGACCTGAACTTGCTCGTCTCTGCGTCGCGTTCCGACCTCACCCCGGAGGTGCAAGGGCGGAGCGTGACCTGGCGGTTCGGCGAGTTGCCGGTCGTGCGCGCCGACCTGCGCCTCCTGCGCCAGGTGCTTGCCAACCTACTGGGCAACGCCGTGAAGTACAGCGGGGGGCGGAAGGAGGCGGTGGTCGAGGTCTGGGCTCAGGAGACGCCGCGGGAAGTCACGGTGGCGGTGCGGGACAACGGGGCGGGCTTCGATCCCCAGCACGCGGGCAAGCTGTTCGGGGTCTTTCAGCGGCTGCACCACCAGAACGAGTTCGAGGGCACTGGGGTGGGGTTGGCGAACGTCAAGCGCATCGTCGAGAAACACGGCGGGCGGGTCTGGGCCGAGGGCCGACCCAGCGAGGGCGCGACCTTCTTCTTTAGCCTGCCGCGGGCTTGAGCCGGTCCACGTTGCGTGGACAGGTGAAGGGCCGCACCGGGCGCCTGTACCCTCCTGAGCAGTCT is a window of Deinococcus aestuarii DNA encoding:
- a CDS encoding sensor histidine kinase, which gives rise to MLKAWGSELERQVAAQTRELRAANEELGAFAYTVSHDLRAPVRHVGSFAGLLRKKIGEEPGLLRYVDQIEGAATRMETLTDALLGLARTGAAQLNKTDVDLNLLVSASRSDLTPEVQGRSVTWRFGELPVVRADLRLLRQVLANLLGNAVKYSGGRKEAVVEVWAQETPREVTVAVRDNGAGFDPQHAGKLFGVFQRLHHQNEFEGTGVGLANVKRIVEKHGGRVWAEGRPSEGATFFFSLPRA